The following proteins are co-located in the Nonlabens ponticola genome:
- a CDS encoding helix-turn-helix domain-containing protein, whose translation MPININLDVVLAQKGMKSNELADIVGITTANLSILKTGKAKAVRFSTLEAICEALDCQPGDILKYRKE comes from the coding sequence ATGCCCATAAACATCAATCTTGACGTGGTACTAGCGCAAAAAGGCATGAAAAGCAATGAGCTCGCAGATATTGTAGGCATCACGACGGCTAACCTTTCCATACTGAAAACAGGTAAGGCTAAAGCAGTGCGTTTCTCGACGCTAGAGGCAATATGTGAAGCACTGGATTGTCAGCCTGGCGACATTCTAAAATACAGGAAAGAATAA
- a CDS encoding response regulator, which yields MIDKKLKILIVEDSITDAALIQRQVRKTISDPEIVMCDSILKVRHALKTFIPDFVFTDYALVGFTGMDVIENVKDIYPAVPIVMITGTLNDEELAANAVLKGASAYLLKNDINNLHEKLEPILERLIVEKSRLFDKLERERQEREKLEEIHSLLKEAAMADDKQETTQEYYTKLLSNIGDRLKTIIK from the coding sequence ATGATAGACAAGAAACTCAAGATTCTTATAGTTGAGGATAGCATTACAGATGCTGCGCTCATACAGCGACAGGTGCGCAAAACCATTAGCGATCCAGAAATTGTAATGTGTGATAGCATTCTCAAAGTAAGGCATGCGCTCAAGACCTTTATACCAGATTTTGTATTTACAGATTATGCTCTTGTAGGATTTACAGGTATGGACGTGATTGAGAACGTCAAGGACATTTATCCAGCAGTGCCCATCGTAATGATTACAGGTACGCTCAATGATGAAGAACTAGCCGCAAACGCAGTCCTTAAAGGAGCCTCTGCATATTTACTTAAAAACGATATCAACAACCTTCATGAAAAGCTGGAGCCGATATTAGAAAGACTTATAGTCGAAAAATCAAGACTTTTTGACAAGCTGGAGCGCGAGCGTCAAGAGCGAGAAAAACTAGAAGAAATCCACAGCTTGCTCAAAGAAGCAGCGATGGCAGATGATAAGCAAGAAACCACACAGGAGTATTATACAAAATTGCTCTCAAACATCGGCGATCGCTTAAAAACCATCATCAAATAG
- a CDS encoding DUF2975 domain-containing protein encodes MKFLNLFIGLLKFLRFLLIAGCGVLAFLFTMDAFFDASYMTIPSESIIYIKDQYFSDTLWKGIMTGGYFLTCIMSLKACDSLIYIALSFKHHEYFTESNAHHFKQASIYYFLAFLVTPILNELTHLIEYILSSSGQLKVDPQFSAISLIKACIFGLFLYVMGEVIHKAVTIRKENDLTV; translated from the coding sequence ATGAAATTTCTCAATCTGTTTATTGGTCTGCTAAAATTTCTGAGGTTTTTACTCATTGCTGGATGTGGAGTCCTAGCTTTTTTATTCACTATGGACGCATTCTTTGATGCGTCATACATGACCATACCTTCTGAATCAATTATATACATCAAGGATCAATATTTTTCTGATACGCTTTGGAAAGGAATAATGACTGGTGGTTATTTTCTGACTTGTATTATGAGTTTGAAGGCATGCGACTCGTTAATCTACATCGCTCTTTCTTTTAAACACCACGAGTATTTCACGGAATCTAATGCCCATCATTTTAAACAAGCTAGTATTTATTATTTCTTAGCGTTCTTGGTAACGCCTATATTAAACGAATTAACTCATTTAATAGAATACATTTTGAGCTCTTCAGGTCAACTTAAAGTTGATCCACAGTTTAGTGCAATATCATTAATCAAGGCCTGCATATTTGGATTGTTTCTTTATGTCATGGGCGAAGTCATTCATAAAGCGGTCACAATAAGGAAAGAAAACGACCTAACTGTCTAA
- a CDS encoding F0F1 ATP synthase subunit epsilon, producing MFLEIVTPEETLYSGDVESVSVPGVDGQFQMLDHHAPIVSLLVKGAVKIYGNVQLDPAVATKFTKGDGTTDYLITGGVLEMNDNKAIVLAD from the coding sequence ATGTTTTTAGAAATAGTTACTCCAGAAGAGACTTTGTATAGCGGTGATGTGGAATCAGTATCGGTTCCTGGTGTTGATGGGCAATTCCAGATGCTAGATCATCACGCACCTATCGTCTCTTTGCTTGTAAAGGGTGCTGTGAAGATTTATGGCAATGTGCAATTAGATCCAGCAGTAGCTACTAAGTTTACTAAAGGTGATGGTACAACAGATTACTTAATCACTGGTGGCGTTCTAGAAATGAATGATAATAAAGCGATTGTACTAGCCGACTAG
- a CDS encoding biliverdin-producing heme oxygenase: MSILNRLREETRPAHIDLEQVSGAHRIMDHSITLSQYKKLLQANYHAYAKAESHLSSSQNNSIAAWILADLQAIDPTFTPRSYKPQSATIENQLGIKYVIEGSLLGGAMIAQHIKQCEHLAHLPDQQFYAAGTPQRAMRWRQFMKEMKAVDFSKEQQDKIVNQANETFNWFAQEFNKSR, from the coding sequence GTGAGCATACTCAATAGATTGAGAGAAGAAACCAGACCAGCGCACATTGATCTGGAGCAAGTAAGTGGCGCCCATCGCATCATGGATCACTCAATTACTCTTTCTCAATATAAAAAGCTGTTACAGGCAAATTATCACGCTTACGCGAAAGCAGAATCTCATCTATCCTCATCACAAAACAACAGCATAGCTGCATGGATACTAGCAGACCTGCAAGCTATCGATCCTACATTTACTCCAAGATCTTACAAACCTCAAAGCGCAACTATAGAAAACCAATTGGGCATCAAATACGTGATCGAGGGTTCTTTACTGGGTGGCGCCATGATTGCCCAGCATATCAAGCAATGCGAGCACCTAGCTCATTTACCAGACCAGCAATTTTATGCAGCTGGCACACCGCAGCGCGCCATGCGCTGGCGACAATTTATGAAAGAAATGAAAGCTGTAGACTTCTCAAAAGAGCAGCAAGACAAAATTGTCAATCAGGCAAATGAGACTTTTAATTGGTTTGCTCAGGAGTTCAATAAAAGCAGATAA